A part of Melittangium boletus DSM 14713 genomic DNA contains:
- a CDS encoding pyridoxal phosphate-dependent aminotransferase, with amino-acid sequence MSDDLSSIPAFRTVPRTGVIYVTTEAMRRGYRPSDPEWCNLGQGQPEIGELPGAPPRVGTVPVDMNDLEYAPVAGLWEVREAIASLYNRLYRRGMPSQYSAENVSLSGGGRTALTRAAASLGMVNLGHFLPDYTAYEELLDVFKAFTSIPILLEGERGYAFTHEDLRREVQGRGLSALLFSNPCNPTGKLVQGDELARWVSVARELECTLLIDEFYSHYVWTGRPNQLPVESAARYVEDVNKDPVVLFDGLTKNWRYPGWRMTWTVGPRQVIEAVSSAGSFLDGGGSRPLQRAAMPLLEEQLVVKETLAIHRHFRDKRDRIHSRLERLGIRTDRPPDGTFYIWGNVAGLPAPLNEGMGFFRAALDQRIITVPGEFFDVNPGKRRARPSRFRNYVRLSFGPSQDVLDKALDRLETLILRPSTG; translated from the coding sequence GTGAGCGACGATCTTTCATCGATTCCCGCGTTCCGCACCGTGCCGCGCACGGGCGTCATCTACGTCACCACCGAGGCCATGCGCCGAGGCTACCGCCCGAGCGACCCCGAATGGTGCAACCTGGGCCAGGGCCAGCCCGAGATTGGTGAGCTTCCCGGCGCTCCGCCCCGCGTGGGCACCGTCCCCGTGGACATGAATGACCTGGAGTACGCCCCCGTGGCCGGCCTTTGGGAGGTGCGCGAGGCCATCGCGTCCCTCTACAACCGGCTCTACCGGAGGGGCATGCCCAGCCAGTACAGCGCCGAGAACGTCTCGCTCTCCGGTGGCGGCCGCACCGCCCTCACCCGCGCCGCCGCCAGTCTTGGCATGGTCAACCTGGGCCACTTCCTGCCGGACTACACCGCCTACGAGGAGTTGCTGGACGTCTTCAAGGCCTTCACCTCCATCCCCATCCTCCTCGAGGGCGAGCGCGGCTATGCCTTCACCCACGAGGATCTGCGCCGTGAGGTGCAGGGCCGTGGCCTCTCCGCCCTCCTCTTCTCCAACCCCTGCAACCCCACCGGCAAGCTCGTCCAGGGCGATGAGCTGGCGCGCTGGGTGTCCGTCGCCCGGGAGTTGGAGTGCACCCTCCTCATCGACGAGTTCTATTCGCACTACGTTTGGACGGGCCGCCCCAACCAGCTCCCCGTGGAAAGCGCCGCCCGCTACGTGGAGGACGTCAACAAGGATCCCGTGGTCCTCTTCGACGGCCTCACCAAGAACTGGCGCTACCCGGGCTGGCGCATGACGTGGACCGTGGGGCCCCGCCAGGTCATCGAGGCGGTCTCCAGCGCGGGCAGCTTCCTCGACGGCGGTGGCAGCCGTCCCCTGCAGCGCGCCGCCATGCCCCTGCTGGAGGAGCAGCTCGTGGTGAAGGAGACGCTCGCCATCCACCGCCACTTCCGCGACAAGCGCGACCGCATCCACTCGCGGCTGGAGCGGCTGGGCATCCGCACGGACCGTCCCCCCGATGGCACCTTCTACATCTGGGGCAACGTGGCGGGACTGCCCGCGCCCCTCAACGAGGGCATGGGCTTCTTCCGCGCCGCGCTCGATCAACGGATCATCACCGTGCCCGGGGAATTCTTCGACGTGAACCCCGGCAAGCGCCGCGCCCGCCCCTCGCGCTTCCGCAACTATGTGCGGCTGTCCTTCGGCCCGTCCCAGGACGTGTTGGACAAGGCCCTGGACCGGCTGGAAACCCTGATCCTCCGCCCCTCCACGGGGTGA
- a CDS encoding FAD-dependent monooxygenase yields the protein MTASSSPQASRHVLIAGGGIGGLTLAHALRVAGIGSTVLERAEVLRPVGAGITVQMNAMLALRAIGLADAVAREGVPLASLSTLDPAGRIINRLPVEQMERELGIPAIAIRRSRLQQVLLGELAPAQVRTGCAVTGFHDEGSRVTVTLSDGTSATGDVLVGADGLHSVVRRTLWADETRYSGYTSWRGITTELPRAEPRAATETWGPGARFGIVPVGQGEIYWYATRNAPAGGKDEPGRSRAALLELFGRWHAPIAPLLESTPEEQLFRTDIFDRKPLTRWSQGRVTLLGDAAHPMTPNMGQGGCQAIEDAVVLARCLAREADLPSALAAYEQRRLRRANSIVNQSFQLGRVAQLENAAGRFLRDTAARLVPPSANLRQMRALMRFEP from the coding sequence ATGACCGCGTCCTCCTCTCCGCAGGCCTCCCGCCATGTGCTCATCGCGGGAGGTGGCATCGGCGGCCTCACCCTGGCCCACGCCCTTCGTGTGGCCGGCATCGGTTCCACGGTCCTCGAGCGCGCCGAGGTCCTGCGCCCCGTGGGAGCCGGCATCACCGTGCAGATGAACGCCATGCTCGCCCTGCGCGCGATCGGGCTCGCCGACGCGGTGGCCCGGGAGGGAGTGCCCCTGGCCTCGCTCTCCACGCTCGACCCGGCCGGACGGATCATCAACCGCCTGCCCGTCGAACAGATGGAGCGCGAGCTGGGAATCCCCGCCATCGCCATCCGCCGCTCCCGGTTGCAGCAGGTGCTGCTCGGCGAACTCGCACCCGCCCAGGTGCGCACGGGGTGCGCGGTGACGGGCTTCCACGACGAGGGCTCGCGGGTGACGGTGACGCTCTCGGATGGAACGAGCGCCACCGGAGACGTGCTGGTGGGCGCGGATGGATTGCACTCGGTGGTGCGCCGGACGCTCTGGGCGGATGAGACCCGGTACTCGGGCTATACGAGCTGGCGGGGCATCACGACGGAGCTGCCTCGGGCCGAGCCACGCGCCGCCACGGAGACCTGGGGGCCCGGAGCCCGCTTCGGCATCGTCCCCGTCGGCCAGGGTGAAATCTATTGGTACGCCACGCGCAACGCGCCCGCCGGAGGCAAGGACGAACCCGGCCGGAGCCGCGCCGCCCTGCTCGAGCTCTTCGGCCGCTGGCACGCCCCCATCGCCCCCCTGCTCGAGTCCACGCCCGAGGAACAGCTCTTCCGCACGGACATCTTCGACCGGAAACCCCTGACCCGCTGGAGCCAGGGACGGGTGACGCTCCTGGGGGACGCCGCCCATCCGATGACTCCCAACATGGGCCAGGGGGGCTGCCAGGCCATCGAGGACGCCGTGGTGCTCGCCCGCTGTCTGGCGCGGGAAGCGGACCTGCCCAGCGCGCTCGCCGCCTACGAGCAGCGCCGGCTCCGCCGCGCCAACTCCATCGTGAACCAGTCCTTCCAACTGGGGCGGGTCGCCCAACTGGAGAACGCCGCGGGCCGCTTCCTGCGCGACACGGCCGCCCGGCTCGTGCCCCCGAGCGCCAACCTCCGGCAGATGCGCGCCCTCATGCGCTTCGAGCCCTGA
- a CDS encoding alpha/beta fold hydrolase gives MTELFREGVARLRDGRKLAYIEAGDPKGAPVFFLHGNPGSRYMRHPDDALTERLGVRLITPDRPGYGLSDYKKGRTLLDMPADIEQLADTLGLGRFAVMGVSAGGPYVAACAYRLGERVTRAAIISGSAPFNRSGAMEGVNRDYRAAYSMAMWPGWMLMPVMKLHDQSVRSKPERALEALLRECSADDRAVLSVPAIGNQVKGFRGEATRQGVRGMIQEARLLTSPWGFPLEDIRVPVHLWYWEGDSIVPVQMGRYLHSRIPHTVPHFLQGGGHFSLYSHWQEILSGLVR, from the coding sequence ATGACGGAGTTGTTCCGGGAAGGGGTGGCGCGGCTGCGCGATGGCCGCAAGCTCGCCTATATCGAGGCCGGAGACCCGAAGGGCGCTCCGGTCTTCTTCCTGCACGGCAATCCGGGCTCGCGCTACATGCGCCACCCGGATGACGCGCTCACGGAGCGGCTGGGCGTGCGGCTCATCACCCCGGACCGGCCGGGCTATGGGTTGTCGGACTACAAGAAGGGCCGCACGCTGCTGGACATGCCGGCGGACATCGAGCAGTTGGCCGATACCCTGGGACTGGGCCGCTTCGCCGTCATGGGGGTGTCCGCGGGAGGCCCCTACGTGGCGGCCTGCGCGTACCGCCTGGGGGAGAGGGTCACGCGCGCGGCGATCATCTCGGGCTCGGCGCCCTTCAACCGGAGTGGCGCCATGGAGGGAGTCAACCGCGACTACCGCGCCGCCTACAGCATGGCCATGTGGCCGGGCTGGATGCTCATGCCCGTGATGAAACTGCATGACCAGTCCGTGCGGAGCAAGCCCGAGCGGGCCCTGGAGGCGCTGCTTCGGGAGTGCTCGGCGGATGACCGGGCCGTGCTGTCGGTGCCCGCCATTGGCAACCAGGTGAAGGGCTTCCGCGGTGAGGCCACTCGTCAGGGCGTGCGCGGGATGATCCAGGAGGCCCGGCTGCTCACTTCCCCCTGGGGCTTTCCGCTCGAGGACATCCGGGTGCCGGTGCACCTCTGGTACTGGGAGGGAGACTCCATCGTGCCGGTCCAGATGGGACGCTACCTGCACTCGCGCATCCCCCACACGGTGCCGCACTTCCTCCAGGGGGGCGGGCACTTCTCCCTCTACTCCCACTGGCAGGAGATCCTGTCTGGACTCGTGCGATGA
- a CDS encoding PHA/PHB synthase family protein translates to MVNRPVQTLERIRSFVSSQVDVSRSIARALQDRSINPYPYLKPLIEKATGLREPPISPTPHSVVYTRGRMRLLRYASPRRRHRTPILFVYSLINRWYILDFLPGRSLIEYLTGQGYDVYAIDWGFAGPDEQSLTWSELLGGHLRTALRWTQRVSGSDDVTLYGYCMGGTMALAYTALHPEGVRNLVLQATPVDFSHGGVYSLWTQPRHFDVDSLVDAYGNVPPYVLESGFFMAGPVQRFTKWLEVFRQIDDPGFVTTFLALERWGADAVPFPGEVYRQYMRDCYQRNLFRQSRMEVGGERVDLGRVECPVLNIIAENDNIAPPAMSEPLPELVGSKDCETMRFPVGHIGLSASSKSPVKVWPRISAWVERRSLPWEGE, encoded by the coding sequence ATGGTGAACCGGCCCGTTCAAACCCTCGAGCGCATCCGCTCGTTCGTCTCGTCCCAGGTCGACGTCTCGCGCTCGATCGCGCGGGCGCTGCAGGACCGCTCCATCAACCCCTACCCCTACCTCAAGCCGCTCATCGAGAAGGCCACCGGCCTGCGCGAGCCGCCCATCAGCCCCACCCCCCACTCGGTGGTGTACACGCGCGGACGCATGCGCCTCCTGCGCTACGCCTCGCCCCGGCGCCGTCACCGCACGCCCATCCTCTTCGTCTACTCGCTCATCAACCGCTGGTACATCCTCGACTTCCTGCCTGGCCGCAGCCTCATCGAATACCTCACCGGGCAGGGGTACGACGTCTACGCCATCGATTGGGGCTTCGCGGGGCCCGACGAACAGAGCCTCACCTGGAGCGAGCTGCTCGGGGGGCACCTGAGAACCGCCCTGCGCTGGACGCAGCGGGTGAGCGGCAGCGACGACGTGACGCTCTATGGCTACTGCATGGGCGGCACCATGGCCCTGGCCTACACCGCGCTCCACCCCGAGGGCGTGCGCAACCTCGTCCTCCAGGCGACGCCCGTGGACTTCAGCCACGGCGGCGTCTACTCGCTGTGGACCCAGCCCCGGCACTTCGACGTGGACTCGCTCGTGGACGCCTACGGCAACGTGCCGCCGTACGTGCTGGAGAGTGGTTTCTTCATGGCGGGTCCCGTCCAGCGCTTCACCAAGTGGCTGGAGGTGTTCCGGCAGATCGACGATCCCGGCTTCGTCACCACCTTCCTCGCCCTGGAGCGCTGGGGCGCCGACGCCGTGCCCTTTCCCGGAGAGGTCTATCGCCAGTACATGCGCGACTGCTATCAGCGGAACCTCTTCCGCCAGAGCCGGATGGAGGTGGGCGGAGAGCGGGTGGACCTGGGCCGAGTCGAGTGCCCCGTGCTCAACATCATCGCGGAGAACGACAACATCGCGCCGCCGGCCATGAGCGAGCCCCTGCCGGAGCTGGTGGGCTCGAAGGACTGCGAGACGATGCGTTTTCCCGTGGGACACATTGGCTTGTCGGCTTCCAGCAAATCGCCGGTCAAGGTCTGGCCGCGCATCTCCGCGTGGGTGGAGCGGCGCTCACTGCCGTGGGAGGGAGAATGA